The nucleotide sequence CTCTCCGCGCTGGAGATCCTCAACCGCGGCGATCTCAGTCCGGAGCAGATGCGTGGCTCCTGGGCCGGCGCGTTCGGCCCGACGCAGTTCATGCCGACCGCGTTCAAGCGCTATGCCGTCGATGCCGATGGCGACGGACGGCGCGACGTGGTCGACGATCCCTCGGACCTGATCGCCTCCACCGCCAACAATCTGAAGAAGGACGGCTGGCAGGCCGGCCAGACCTGGGGCTTCGAGGTCGTCGTGCCCAGGGACTTCAACTACATGCTGGCCGATCGCGCCAAGGCGATGACGATCGCGCAGTGGGAGAAGCTCGGGATCACCCGTCCGACCCGGCAGCCGTTCCCGCATCCGGCCGAGAAGGCCTATCTGCTGGCGCCCGCCGGCGCCGAGGGGCCGGGCTTCCTGATGCTGCAGAACTACCGGGTCATCATGAAATACAATCCGGCCGAGGCCTACGCGTTGGCGATCGGCCATTTCGCCGACCGCCTGCGCGGCGGCCAGCCCTTCACCCAGTCCTGGCCGCGGCAGGAACGGGAACTGTCCCGCGCCGAACGGCTCGAGCTGCAGCAGCTTCTCGCCCAGCGTGGCTTCTACAAGGGCACCCCGGACGGCCAGTTCGGCGGCCAGACCCGGGAGGCGCTGCGCAACTTCCAGGCCTCGATCGGGGCGCCTGCGGACGGATTTGCCTCCTCCGACATGCTGGAACGGCTGCGGGGACGCTGAAACCGAGGCGAAAGTAACCCTGAACGGGAATTTTGACGGCCGGCCTTGACGGGGACGGCCGATCCCCGTGTATGGCCCAAAGAATCTGCAAGAGAATCTGCCCGTTTGCGGCCCGATTCCGTTATTATATTCGAGCCTATTCCAACAGCCGTTGCTGCGGCCCGAGATCGCATGTCGAAGCCAAAGTCCCTGTTCAAGGCGCTGACCGAGACCGGCCCGTTGATCGCGCTGGGGACGGCGCTTGCGATCCTGGTCTCGGTTGCAGGACCCGCCTCGGCGCAGTTCTTCAACTTCCCAGGTTTCGGCGGCTTCGGCGGCGGCCCTCCGCAGCGCTCGGCCCCGCCACCGCGCCATGGCGGCGGCTGGTTCGGCGGCGACTTCTTCGCGCCGTTCCAGCAGCCACAGCAGCAACAGCAGGCACCGCGTCAGGATTTTTCGCGCGCCCCCGCGCCGGCCAAGCGCGACACGACGCCAGAGAAGAACGTGCTGGTGATCGGCGATGCCATGGCGGACTGGCTCGCCTATGGCCTCGAAGACGCCTACACCGAACAGCCCGACATGGGCGTTATCCGCAAGCACAAGACCACGTCCGGCCTGATCAAGTATCAGCCGCGCGGCGAGCCCTCCGACTGGGCAGCCGCGGCCAAAGGCATTCTCGAGACCGAAAAGCCCGACGTCATCGTCGTGATGCTCGGCCTCAACGACCGCATCCAGATCCGCGAGCCTGCATCCGACAAAACGGAGAAGGCATCGGACAAGAAGAACGACAAGGGC is from Bradyrhizobium sp. ISRA430 and encodes:
- a CDS encoding lytic murein transglycosylase, coding for MRQSVAGMAKFARPLTGATMLGAALLFPLPTHAQAQNGLSNLFGGIFSGSNPAPSQGAPGGAQPWSGEDGASGHPLMTAAAIREAAGNFNNCVAGMWPDAARRGITQENFQRFTAGLSPDLRIMDLLDSQPEFTKSIWDYLDILVSDNRLARGREILTKYKAQFDATEKAYGVDRYIVASIWGIESNYSTQMGDRSVLQSTATLACIGRRQAYFKDEFLSALEILNRGDLSPEQMRGSWAGAFGPTQFMPTAFKRYAVDADGDGRRDVVDDPSDLIASTANNLKKDGWQAGQTWGFEVVVPRDFNYMLADRAKAMTIAQWEKLGITRPTRQPFPHPAEKAYLLAPAGAEGPGFLMLQNYRVIMKYNPAEAYALAIGHFADRLRGGQPFTQSWPRQERELSRAERLELQQLLAQRGFYKGTPDGQFGGQTREALRNFQASIGAPADGFASSDMLERLRGR